The following proteins are encoded in a genomic region of Ornithodoros turicata isolate Travis chromosome 6, ASM3712646v1, whole genome shotgun sequence:
- the LOC135397361 gene encoding reticulon-3-like isoform X1, which translates to MDFNTFTDVKHGDGGEEPQDMHGSFEKSAAQTMDSADDFLSQFTNKPLPAYKESELLSENTTSNVDLLSGFDSLGTSSSAPVDAHITSPSPTFAAPDSSARSDSPPQSLLETTTSEALKEEVTEKVTGTTTVPHLAPNIAPEPKREVLQPSVSMPSDKPNVMDSEATSTTDRKCCPFTSAGWWNPKCLHPVVEELVYWRCAKKSGLAFGGGLVLLLSLTCFSLISVVAHVALGALVVAITFRVYKNVLQAVQKSSDGHPFKQLLEKDITLPKQRVQDVTETVVKHVEHTVVRLRSLFLVEDLVDSLKLAVVLWLLTYVGSWFNGMTLIILGYVALFTLPKVYETYKVEIDKYVAVARTQVCGILGSIKSKIPVGQKPKEQ; encoded by the exons ATGGATTTTAACACGTTCACGGACGTCAAACACGGCGATGGCGGAGAAGAACCGCAGGACATGCACGGATCGTTCGAAAAATCTGCTGCGCAAACGATGGATTCGGCGGACGACTTCCTTTCCCAATTTACCAACAAGCCACTACCGGCATATAAAGAGTCGGAGTTGCTTTCCGAAAACACAACCAGCAACGTAGATCTTTTATCAGGTTTTGATTCCCTTGGCACTTCCTCGAGCGCACCGGTGGACGCCCATATCACATCGCCGTCGCCAacattcgctgcgccggactcttcCGCTAGGAGTGACAGCCCTCCCCAGTCACTGCTCGAAACAACCACTAGCGAAGCACTCAAGGAGGAAGTCACCGAGAAAGTGACTGGAACGACTACAGTACCGCATCTTGCGCCAAATATAGCACCCGAACCAAAGCGAGAGGTATTACAACCCTCCGTTTCTATGCCTTCGGATAAGCCTAACGTCATGGACTCCGAAGCAACATCAACGACAGATCGTAAATGCTGCCCTTTCACGTCCG CTGGATGGTGGAACCCAAAGTGCTTGCACCCAGTTG TGGAGGAACTGGTGTACTGGCGTTGTGCAAAGAAGAGCGGATTGGCCTTTGGTGGAGGCCTGGTTCTTCTCCTCTCTCTGACATGCTTTTCCCTCATCAGCGTAGTAGCTCACGTCGCCCTTGGGGCCCTCGTGGTGGCCATCACCTTCAGAGTCTACAAGAATGTCTTACAGGCTGTTCAGAAGTCGTCCGATGGACATCCCTTCAA GCAACTGCTGGAGAAAGACATCACATTGCCAAAACAACGGGTGCAAGATGTGACAGAGACTGTGGTGAAGCACGTGGAGCACACTGTCGTACGACTGCGAAGCCTCTTTCTTGTTGAGGACCTCGTCGACTCTCTCAAG TTGGCTGTTGTGCTGTGGTTGCTGACTTACGTGGGGTCCTGGTTCAATGGCATGACCCTCATAATCCTTG GTTATGTGGCATTGTTCACGTTGCCAAAGGTCTACGAGACATATAAG GTCGAGATAGACAAGTACGTCGCAGTAGCCAGGACACAGGTCTGCGGAATCCTGGGCAG CATCAAGTCCAAGATCCCAGTTGGCCAGAAGCCCAAGGAGCAGTGA
- the LOC135397361 gene encoding reticulon-3-like isoform X2, translating into MDFNTFTDVKHGDGGEEPQDMHGSFEKSAAQTMDSADDFLSQFTNKPLPAYKESELLSENTTSNVDLLSGFDSLGTSSSAPVDAHITSPSPTFAAPDSSARSDSPPQSLLETTTSEALKEEVTEKVTGTTTVPHLAPNIAPEPKREVLQPSVSMPSDKPNVMDSEATSTTDRKCCPFTSVEELVYWRCAKKSGLAFGGGLVLLLSLTCFSLISVVAHVALGALVVAITFRVYKNVLQAVQKSSDGHPFKQLLEKDITLPKQRVQDVTETVVKHVEHTVVRLRSLFLVEDLVDSLKLAVVLWLLTYVGSWFNGMTLIILGYVALFTLPKVYETYKVEIDKYVAVARTQVCGILGSIKSKIPVGQKPKEQ; encoded by the exons ATGGATTTTAACACGTTCACGGACGTCAAACACGGCGATGGCGGAGAAGAACCGCAGGACATGCACGGATCGTTCGAAAAATCTGCTGCGCAAACGATGGATTCGGCGGACGACTTCCTTTCCCAATTTACCAACAAGCCACTACCGGCATATAAAGAGTCGGAGTTGCTTTCCGAAAACACAACCAGCAACGTAGATCTTTTATCAGGTTTTGATTCCCTTGGCACTTCCTCGAGCGCACCGGTGGACGCCCATATCACATCGCCGTCGCCAacattcgctgcgccggactcttcCGCTAGGAGTGACAGCCCTCCCCAGTCACTGCTCGAAACAACCACTAGCGAAGCACTCAAGGAGGAAGTCACCGAGAAAGTGACTGGAACGACTACAGTACCGCATCTTGCGCCAAATATAGCACCCGAACCAAAGCGAGAGGTATTACAACCCTCCGTTTCTATGCCTTCGGATAAGCCTAACGTCATGGACTCCGAAGCAACATCAACGACAGATCGTAAATGCTGCCCTTTCACGTCCG TGGAGGAACTGGTGTACTGGCGTTGTGCAAAGAAGAGCGGATTGGCCTTTGGTGGAGGCCTGGTTCTTCTCCTCTCTCTGACATGCTTTTCCCTCATCAGCGTAGTAGCTCACGTCGCCCTTGGGGCCCTCGTGGTGGCCATCACCTTCAGAGTCTACAAGAATGTCTTACAGGCTGTTCAGAAGTCGTCCGATGGACATCCCTTCAA GCAACTGCTGGAGAAAGACATCACATTGCCAAAACAACGGGTGCAAGATGTGACAGAGACTGTGGTGAAGCACGTGGAGCACACTGTCGTACGACTGCGAAGCCTCTTTCTTGTTGAGGACCTCGTCGACTCTCTCAAG TTGGCTGTTGTGCTGTGGTTGCTGACTTACGTGGGGTCCTGGTTCAATGGCATGACCCTCATAATCCTTG GTTATGTGGCATTGTTCACGTTGCCAAAGGTCTACGAGACATATAAG GTCGAGATAGACAAGTACGTCGCAGTAGCCAGGACACAGGTCTGCGGAATCCTGGGCAG CATCAAGTCCAAGATCCCAGTTGGCCAGAAGCCCAAGGAGCAGTGA